GCCCAATTGCTGCGCGACGTAGCATTTCTTGCGAGAAAAGTTCGCATGTACGAACAGGCGGAGTCTGCGTCGCTCCTCCATCGGTACAAGGATCTAAGTCTAACGAAGGATCAGCTAATGCAGGAGCTGTTCGAATCCCGCAAAGCCATTGCTGTGTTAAATATGAAACTGAAGGAGTCAACAACAAGGGtgggaaagaaacacaacGGATCACAGTGTGAGGCCACAAGCCAACCGGTCATAGTCGAGGGTCTCGCCAATGCCCTCGAGGAGGCACTTCGTGATAATGAAATACTTCGCGAGGAGCGGGGGTGTTTGATTTCTGAGAAGCGGTTTCGAGAGGAGTCGTATCAGGCGGAATTGAAGAGCCGTGTGGTGGAAATGGAGAAATTAACTGCCGCACTGGACGAACTGAGAGGCCAAATGGCACAGTTGTGGAAGGGCAAACGTGGCACTAATTCCAACAGTACCGCAACTCCCGCTACGAAATTTCGCTCACCGTCGCGTAGCCTCCCACAAAATGGTGCACCAGCGGGGTTTCGCCTATCAGTAGAGGATGGTGTTGTGAAGGTAATAGACGGAAGTGGCTGTAGTCCATGCACCAGTTGTTCCATAACgcaaaacagcaacaccacTCCCATGAGCAATTGCAATAATGCAAAGGTAAAGCCGAAGCTGTCTCCAATGCGAAGCGCAGTGCCGGTGCTTTAAGGAGGAAGGGGGCCTACATTAGTATTGATTAGAATGAGATGAAATAACGTAGCTATATCCAGTGGGATTAACTGctatattattgttattattaatttcatttatttatttatttttcatttgtttccaCATTTAGTAGACGTAGATGTAGACGACGTGAATACTTTTTGATCCGTCCATTCATTTACCTTTTTGATTGgggttttcttcttgtttgtgctcacttgtttttttttaaccctTCCACCCTTTTCACCGTTGTTCCTTCCGTTCTTTGGTGATGGAATAACCGGAAGGGCgatgtttcttcattttttttcttccctctctctctatcttcttgtgttgttttccttaacACACAGGTGCagcattttcccccttaatGCAGTGCTGCTTTCATGCGGTTTcgattttcttctttttctttttctgtttttttttttgtgtgtgtgaggtgTGCTGGGATGAGGGATAATAACGTTTGGGGGGAGGGTGGGAGGGTTGCAGAAATTATTATAGAAGGAAAGTGAGAGTGAACAGCaaggcaaaaggaaaggcaaaaggaaagggaaaggaaagtttTAAAGATTATAAAAGAgagatgggggaaaaaggcaggatatatatatatatattttatatatataatataaatTTAGTTGTGTGTGCCCGTATTTACGATCTGATACGATCATACATTatccattgtttttttttgtttttttgtcaccTACCAGTTTTATGAcatgaaagggaaagaagaaaaaatagagaagatGAATGTCACAATAAATCATTTaagtaaagaaaatatattattaacggaggggagaaacaaaagggagaggaggaagaggaggactTAAAAACTTTGTTGAGTTGCGGTGATGATCAgcggtttcttttttttgttttgttgatgatgaggaacaCTCGTGCAAGCATAGGAGACAGGgaattgtttcttttgttttaactttttttttactttttgaatTTCATTTTTAGATCTTATTGTTTTAACACccgttcttttcttttctttttttttttgtgtgctcgttgtcgtttcttctttgatactgtttaacttttttttcttttttgctagTAACTTTTGTTACTTTGAGAAGACACACACTTGaggtcatatatatatatatatttgtttgtttgtctatTTGTCATATTTTTCCCTcatttttatatgttttaGATCAAGAAGAGAAGAGTACGCCTCATAAATCAcgaaatatgaaaataatGGTGGCGCAACATATGTTTTAATTTTGCGAAAGCCAGAGATTGTCaaataatataaatgtaaacaaatatatcaaataaaaCGCATATGTCaacccatatatatatatatatatatatatatatatatgtgtgtgtgtgtgtgtgtttgggcaGAAATGAAATAATGTTTTCGTTTGATTTGTGATGTTgtggttaaaaaaaaaaaagaaaaaaaagaaataaatgcaaCACGGGAGTAAAGTTACATTAGACAAATATCTACACAAAACGTCTTGAGTCTTGAAGTGGGAGAATGAATAGCGAATCGAAATATTTTGTAAGAGGAGAAACCACACGAAATGGTGTCGAAAGTGAAGTGAAACATGATTTGATATTAGCAAAAGAATTGGAGTGACGGTGCGAAGGTCATTTCATTGATGGAATTGTTTGGACCTCGTGAGTTGAGGCACGGGAGTGCCGCAGCACTgcaatcttctttttttttccttttttaattatttctcctctattttttattttgctttttttttaaaaaaatgttccGTCGATGCCTTTCGTTACTTTGTTTCTTATCTTCTTCTTAGCTTCCGCCACATGAATTCTCCATCATGGCTTTGAGTTTCAAATGTTTTTACACACATGTTTTCCAGCACTGTTGTGTTCCCCACTGATTAATCACCCGAAGACGTGTAGATGTTTCCTACttcttttatatatttatttattgatacATATTCattcatatatttatgttaagacgtacatatatacaaacaaacaagcaaacaaataaaaaaaagtatttgTACATGTTTGACTCTTCGTTATTGTGCGATACATATTTTCCATGAGTGAATTGTTGGCAGTCTCACATTAACTCGGAATCAACTACGCGGGAGCGAGTTATTATGGgcatctgcttttttttaaaaaaatccctccttgttgttgttgttgtctttaTGAGTGTTTTGTGGTGAAGactatttccccccttttattgcttttgtttcctcatcTCCGCAACATCCCGCAACTCCTCAATTACTtcgataaaacaaaaacaaaaaaagaaggaagaaaacacttaagtttttcttttcttttttttatttgtttaatgactttcccttttcgttTCGCACGATCCTGTTATGCTCACGTGCTGACATCTGTGGTCGGTGCAACATAATTCTGAACCCCTTTGGTCATATGAGAAATTCCGTATCTTAGCGCAGCTGCTGTcatctatttttttgttccaatttccttccttccttccttccttgcttcctcttttttttccctttttttttaccctcctccccccctttttcaaCCTTtttaatgaaacaaaatgaacTGCGGCTCGCAAAGGTGAATGAATTGAAATATAATGTATTGATGTGTGTTTGCTTCTTATGTTGCCGTgcacatcttttttttaaaaaaatttgtttGCTCATTTTGTTCCCGTTCTTACTTCTCTTTTCACCTTGGAGCACTTGTAGACGGAAAAAGCATACCTCTCTTTATTTACTCCGCGTCCTCAACTCTTCGTGGTGGAGCCGTTGTTGCGAAGAAGGAGAACCAGGAGAGGCGTTACATAGAAAACAAGGTTGCCTCGCTGTgcgaaataaagaaaagaaaaaagaaagaaagaaaaagaagagacgcCTTTTGTGAATGCATATTGCAGCGGACGCGTCGCTGAAGGAGCCCGCGCTTTAGTGAATTtaaccttcccttttttctctttcgctcTATTGCGCGGGAGGTGCCCAAATCACGAGTAGGGGGAGGGGCGACAGTTACGTATACGGTTTATTGCGTCTTTTCTACGCGTGTTTGGTGGAGTAGGTGGGGTATTCAACTTTTAAGATCACAGAATTGACCTGAAAAGGGACGCGAATTTTGGCTACATTTTTGAAAAGCGTGTTAAATGGCTAGCGTGAATGCTCCCACAACTCTCACCAGTGAGCTCTTCCATGCGCTTCCATGCCTGCGGGAGAATCCAACCGATAGTGTGCTCACCGCCGCACTGCTGCAATATTGTCAGGATGAAGATCTGGTATCCGCTGCAGATTTACTACTGCGGTTGATGGTGGATCAACCTCATGTGCAGCGGCGTATGACACGTTCTGTCGAGAATACACATCGACATGTGCCGTTGCCTCAACCTGGAGATTTGCAGAACTTCACAGATAAGGTGCTAGAAGCGCTATGCGATCGACATGTGTCACAACTATCTGAAAACTCAGGTGCTGCTGGGAGGAGTGTGAGGGCTCGCGGTAGCGGTTTTTCTTCGGTATCAGTGAGTGTGTCGGACATGCTGGCAACTGCAGCTGCATGGGGAAATGATTCCGTGAAATTGGAGGGGCTGGCACCTTTGCAGCCAACTAACCGGAAAGTTCACTTCTTCCCAACAGGCTGCTCACTGGTGGACCGCCTGCTCGCAGGAACCCCGTCAAATGCCACGGGTGGTGCTCTTGAAGGCGGGTTTTGCGCTGGACTTCTCACGGAGGTGCATGGTGAAGCAGGAAGCGGAAAGACACAACTTGTATTACAGTGCTTATTCCAATGCGTTGCTAGGCAACAGTGTGCTCTGTATGCTGTGAATCACTTACCCGAGCTGTTGATCAGCTCAGGCGATGGTGTTGGTGACAACACGTTTATTGATAGTTTGCGTGGCTTTGCAACTGAAAAGGTGGCGGCTCTTTATATTGTGTCTGAGGGCGTTCCTGCCAGCCGACTTGGGCCACTCGCAACAGGGGCGCTTCATAGAGCAAAAGCGATGGTCCTTTCCGCGGCTTCCCGTCAACCGTCTATTGACGTGGAGCTTTTGAAGGCTCGTCTTGATGAATTCGTGACGGAACGAACTGTCGTTGCCGGTGTGGGGATTCGACCAGTTGATGGAGTTGGGGCGTTGTTACGACTGCTATCGGATGGTACGCTGTCTAGTGCCTTCTCATCTTTAGGCAATACTGGGGTGGTGGTTGTAGATTCCATTGCAGATGTAGTGGCTGGTGGATCTTCGGGCGAGGAGATGAACCGTTGGGAAATTTCCACTACCGTAGCATCTGTGGGGAGTTTGTTGAAGTCATTCGCAGTTAAGGAAGGGGCTGCCGTGGTAGTAACGAATCAAGTTCGCACGTCGCTATCTGTTTCCGGTGAGGGGATGATACGCCGCCACACACCAGTACCCGCGTTGGGGATGCAATGGGCCGTTGCTCCTCATGTCCGTGTAAATCTGCGGCGACCGCAAAATACGGCAAACGCATCGCGTCGGCAATTCACGATAATATGCGGCCCTGCTCACCAACCCGCATATTGCTCTTATTTGATTTGTAACGAAGGTATATGCAACGACGAATGAATCGTGTTGTGCTGTTCCTTCGCTTAAGGTGTGGATGAATCGTTGGTGGTAAGTTACTGAGGCGTGTGGCTGAGCCCTATCGGTGGCGTCACTACCCGTTTTGTCGTTATTGATTTGGTTCAACTCCCTCGCACCCCACATTTCCGTCGCTCCGTGTGGAGTGCCGCGGGGTGGGGATCGGTTAAGTGATGTGCAGTGGGTTGTTAGAATTTAAGGAAATCACAGGTGTGAAAATTTGTACTTGCTTGCATTTATTTGGCTGAGGATGCGACGTGGGCGCCTGACAAATCGATTTTGGCAACGAGTGAAGGACATCTGTAGTCAGGAGGCGGAAAGCTCATAGTGATCATAAGGCTTAACTCCGCAGCAGTGCATGG
Above is a window of Trypanosoma brucei brucei TREU927 chromosome 3, complete sequence DNA encoding:
- a CDS encoding DNA repair protein, putative: MASVNAPTTLTSELFHALPCLRENPTDSVLTAALLQYCQDEDLVSAADLLLRLMVDQPHVQRRMTRSVENTHRHVPLPQPGDLQNFTDKVLEALCDRHVSQLSENSGAAGRSVRARGSGFSSVSVSVSDMLATAAAWGNDSVKLEGLAPLQPTNRKVHFFPTGCSLVDRLLAGTPSNATGGALEGGFCAGLLTEVHGEAGSGKTQLVLQCLFQCVARQQCALYAVNHLPELLISSGDGVGDNTFIDSLRGFATEKVAALYIVSEGVPASRLGPLATGALHRAKAMVLSAASRQPSIDVELLKARLDEFVTERTVVAGVGIRPVDGVGALLRLLSDGTLSSAFSSLGNTGVVVVDSIADVVAGGSSGEEMNRWEISTTVASVGSLLKSFAVKEGAAVVVTNQVRTSLSVSGEGMIRRHTPVPALGMQWAVAPHVRVNLRRPQNTANASRRQFTIICGPAHQPAYCSYLICNEGICNDE